A genomic window from Montipora capricornis isolate CH-2021 chromosome 8, ASM3666992v2, whole genome shotgun sequence includes:
- the LOC138059734 gene encoding polycystin-1-like protein 2, with amino-acid sequence MTTISLMNSSLFVTVSFRLVFRWRDIKFDLRFLNTSSSQHKTFVSFTESQLISNLSPYVKAVKLIFMRPGSVEVTAVLTIGKNEDIAKLEQELENRNRSGLLGNDSWIALFWGSEEFSCLPPEVTIQKLPSSINQDDPVEILRSKDFIVQGNVTKAMCNSSNKLRFQWSLSRYKVNDSGEMVIVWTVPLDTKTTEWNLQKRQLGYGKYFVDFTAAFASNPYLIGSARGFFKIVQSPLRAEISGGNSVTRGKGSIITLNGTSSQDPDTAPGNITSMDFTWLCKDRQESFPTGPIESIPVVSLSSGNETGGCFGTGIGKLSSNLAVVNLTTSAMDVDKSYDVKLIVQKDGRQDDFEQQIEIVRGNPPEITISCVINCEETVSVSTRLALKTACAGYACETTRYKWLLISLDPLGNETNKVLTPDMTLTGLNLPGIIIKENKLEAGNLTYRLKVIATQDDGPAGIAAYQFTMNGPPVGGNCTVKPLRGRALNTSFDFQCSDWQDRHKPLTYQFAYKTGGGLYTVVSFGHVAQAITVLPQGRKDEGFVIKFDITIKDSLSAETTFPLQVIVEPPPAGEDLSSLAVGNNSKLNQFVGDVKKATQLANAVLQTVQQSETIPTEDKIEIKSSIVKEVSTMKVGNLQSLTQVTSVIGRATLEPEQVTVETQSQNVTKDIERLLDDVGTTLLSTMVVDQEPYRVKTSSLSMMLNRNSPGSLQKTKEFIQDGVGFRLPFTAITDVKAKNTKFVDSVVTTSAFNPFTSDSSSALVKSHVLRLVLKDDNGNILKVENSKEDVELNIRLNPIQEPNEPKEPFFAKPSEKGKMNYHKIDLPYADGNAVRLRIQPTGSVVFDVFVSYDQRPTVTKYDAKRKLPDEACRLISQEHCNDTAYDFLLVDSVLRKPGSYFIGILYEQSQQKPGRRKRRSCFGKGRQKRSCVEFKDPPQPENITVIPVYNPKTDANYSMNVKQEECLFWDSVKEQWLSRGCKVGLNSTSTSLQCLCNHLTSFGGGVLVMPNKLDFDVVFTELTRIHETGNVAVLCTIIAALLVYFLVCIFARKADKKDRAQTGLPVHLNSSIEEGFQYELTIVTGVWKNSGTDANVAMVIHGSEADSQCILLNRNMIESRRVLARGNEDLFVIHLPVSLGEIQFVHIWHDNSGRHPSWFFSHMLIKDVQTGRTFTFHGNTWFALEKGDGKIDRLLTPISLEEEKSFKYSLNSRSSSSFTEGHMWLSVVTKPPKSKFTRVQRTTCCLCLLMSAMLVNALFYRTDDVADPTIQIGPLKFSWRQVVVGLESALIVTPVNLLIVAIFKNSAENRSNKITPSALKNKSASVHSRIQAFSCWGEAKEREREKEETESNLSDHATLSGRTLQRIRALPKQDFLFPYYFIYIAWFLSFVTVISSATFTFFFSLQWGKDISNEWLSSMLVSFTEDLFVIQPVKIVIIVLITAYFFGSKSDVKERGDQVKSEHASSTNATTDSALPSIEIKTLPEDEIELAREYRLKEAKMVSFAKELFLYMLFLTLLTVVCYGNRSYHGYLITRNLEDTFNEFPRAKDPRFYWKWLKGQFVDGIYANEWYNGKNATKQEYINNKNSILLGMPRLRQLRVKKDSCTVPELARDSVKHCNDYYSLGEEDKTRYHLPGWKPFEGSKDWANFSGLCPAPWNYVLQDQLHNSPSWGFFDVYSGGGFVADLGYNRSTAAKVIDNLHEYSWIDRQTRAVVLEFVIYNPNTGYLSISTFYYEILPFGYGHPFVIIDTFPLTSTQTGFYQFYLICQLLFIILALLFVIREVYNIYKMRCSYFRDAWNWVELLQISFSFLVVVFFVIKSKLVLKSALKVRENPFVPVSFRDAVVWNYAENLVLAIAVFIVTIKLLRMIRFNPHISILMSSFRESRGLLLSYSVIFIIIFMAYAQFAVIMLGTSIYDYSSFPNALISELLLSLGEEMGLTNLLRVNRVLGPLFGFSFVLLNAFIFVNFFVAILNDSHAEVKHNTDKQSKEFEMADFILDRLKEFLGFGKTQHDESSSESEENRVEKENKEMHNTSFSTIAFQSHRLRRRARNFQLRNAKKLRETTRNEKKERRDQLKQEKAESNTADESTVEGNKRHLKSTVEVINALDRLHRTCALKEIDSLTSKVARDDEREDIEILSLIRLLRSNRFEEEKEEKEDIEDVTSETEAALNDNELVSYITSPNTSPALSTRASANSLRKPVFMEGLNDETVRLLKGLTASRQLPEHLTGKQVLENLRAELRKKSNIIRPKWR; translated from the exons AATTCTCCTGTTTACCGCCTGAGGTAACTATCCAGAAATTGCCAAGTTCGATTAACCAAGATGACCCCGTTGAAATTCTTCGATCTAAGGATTTCATCGTACAAGGAAACGTGACAAAAGCAATGTGCAATTCGTCCAACAAGCTACGTTTTCAGTGGTCTTTGTCCAGGTACAAAGTAAATGATTCTGGAGAAATGGTTATTGTATGGACCGTTCCCCTGGATACAAAAACCACCGAATGGAACCTACAAAAACGTCAGCTTGGTTACGGAAAATATTTTGTAGACTTTACGGCAGCGTTTGCAAGTAATCCCTATTTGATTGGGAGCGCTCGGGGTTTTTTCAAAATAGTACAATCCCCGCTACGAGCTGAAATTTCAGGCGGAAATAGCGTTACAAGAGGAAAAGGTAGTATCATTACACTAAACGGCACATCCTCGCAAGATCCTGACACTGCACCCGGTAACATAACTTCAATGGACTTTACCTGGCTGTGCAAAGACCGACAGGAGTCGTTTCCCACTGGTCCCATCGAGTCCATTCCGGTCGTTAGCCTCTCCTCGGGTAATGAAACCGGCGGATGCTTTGGGACTGGCATTGGAAAGTTAAGCTCGAATCTTGCTGTAGTAAACTTAACAACGAGTGCTATGGATGTGGATAAATCTTATGACGTAAAACTTATAGTACAGAAAGATGGCCGACAGGATGACTTCGAGCAACAAATTGAGATTGTCCGCGGAAATCCACCCGAAATAACAATTAG TTGCGTTATTAATTGTGAGGAAACCGTAAGTGTTTCGACAAGACTCGCCCTGAAGACTGCGTGCGCTGGGTATGCTTGCGAAACAACAAGATACAAATGGCTTCTCATATCCCTTGATCCACTTGGCAATGAAACAAATAAAGTTCTGACGCCGGACATGACTTTAACTGGGCTCAATCTTCCTGGCATCATAATCAAGGAGAATAAACTAGAGGCGGGAAATCTCACGTATCGATTAAAAGTCATCGCAACGCAAGATGACGGCCCCGCGGGAATTGCAGCTTACCAGTTCACTATGAATGGTCCACCCGTTGGTGGGAATTGCACCGTCAAACCACTTAGAGGGAGAGCACTGAACACCAGTTTTGACTTTCAATGCAGTGATTGGCAG GATCGGCACAAACCGCTTACATACCAATTTGCCTACAAAACGGGAGGCGGTTTGTACACAGTTGTTTCCTTCGGACATGTAGCTCAAGCCATAACAGTGCTTCCCCAAGGTCGCAAAGATGAAGGCTTTGTTATCAAATTTGACATCACAATAAAGGACAGTTTGTCTGCAGAAACTACATTCCCACTGCAAGTAATC GTTGAGCCCCCGCCTGCAGGAGAGGATCTCAGCAGTCTTGCTGTGGGTAACAACAGTAAGCTTAATCAGTTTGTGGGTGACGTGAAGAAGGCCACTCAGCTCGCAAACGCCGTCCTGCAAACTGTGCAACAGTCGGAAACAATTCCAACTGAAGACAAGATTGAA aTTAAGTCTTCTATTGTAAAAGAGGTGTCTACTATGAAAGTGGGTAATTTGCAGTCATTGACTCAAGTCACATCTGTGATTGGCCGAGCAACCCTGGAACCCGAGCAAGTGACAGTAGAAACACAG AGCCAGAATGTAACTAAAGATATCGAAAGGCTTTTAGATGACGTAGGAACGACTCTTTTGTCCACAATGGTTGTTGACCAGGAACCTTATCGGGTGAAAACCAGCTCATTGAGCATGATGCTTAATAGAAACAGTCCGGGCTCACTACAGAAGACCAAGGAGTTCATCCAAGACGGCGTAGGATTTAGGCTTCCGTTTACAGCCATCACTGATGTCAAAGCCAAAAACACTAAATTTGTGGACTCTGTG GTGACAACGAGCGCTTTCAATCCATTTACTTCGGACTCTAGTTCAGCTTTGGTCAAATCTCATGTTTTGAGGCTAGTCCTTAAAGATGATAATGGCAACATTTTAAAGGTCGAAAACAGCAAAGAAGATGTGGAGCTGAATATTAGACTAAACCCGATACAAGAGCCAAATGAACCGAAAGAACCATTCTTTGCTAAACCTAGCGAGAAAGGAAAGATGAACTACCATAAGATTGATTTGCCCTACGCTGATGGCAATGCTGTAAGACTCAGG ATACAGCCCACAGGATCTGTTGTGTTCGATGTATTCGTGAGTTATGATCAGCGGCCAACCGTCACAAAATACGACGCGAAAAGAAAACTCCCGGATGAGGCGTGCCGCTTAATTTCTCAGGAACACTGCAACGACACAGCATACGACTTCCTCCTAGTTGATTCGGTGCTAAGAAAACCGGGATCTTACTTTATTGGGATTCTGTATGAACAGAGTCAGCAAAAACCCGGAAGACGCAAACGACGGTCTTGCTTCGGGAAGGGCCGGCAAAAGAGGTCGTGTGTGGAATTTAAGGACCCTCCACAACCAGAAAACATCACGGTGATACCGGTTTACAACCCTAAAACTGACGCTAATTATTCGATGAATGTCAAACAGGAGGAATGTTTGTTTTGGGACAGCGTAAAGGAACAGTGGTTGTCTCGTGGCTGCAAG GTCGGATTGAATTCCACTTCAACCTCTCTGCAATGCCTGTGTAACCACCTGACCTCATTTGGCGGAGGAGTCCTGGTTATGCCCAATAAGCTTGATTTCGATGTGGTCTTTACGGAACTAACGCGGATTCATGAGACAGGAAATGTTGCTGTTCTCTGCACGATTATTGCTGCACTGTTGGTGTATTTCCTGGTTTGTATATTTGCAAGAAAAGCTGATAAAAAAGATCGGGCCCAG ACTGGCCTCCCTGTGCACCTGAACTCTTCAATTGAAGAAGGCTTTCAGTACGAACTAACCATTGTTACTGGAGTTTGGAAGAATTCTGGGACGGATGCTAACGTTGCCATGGTCATTCATGGAAGCGAGGCAGACAGCCAATGCATATTATTAAACAGGAACATGATCGAGTCAAGAAGAGTCCTGGCACGAGGGAACGAAGACCTGTTCGTGATTCATTTGCCAGTTTCTTTGGGTGAAATTCAATTTGTTCATATTTGGCACGACAACTCAGGAAGACACCCCTCTTGGTTTTTCAGCCACATGTTAATAAAAGATGTCCAAACGGGAAGAACTTTCACCTTCCACGGCAACACGTGGTTTGCCTTGGAAAAAGGAGATGGCAAAATCGACAGACTTTTAACTCCGATCTCCCTTGAGGAGGAAAAATCTTTCAAGTATTCGTTAAACTCGCGAAGCTCTTCGAGTTTCACCGAAGGCCACATGTGGTTGTCTGTAGTTACCAAGCCCCCGAAGAGTAAATTCACGCGCGTTCAAAGGACCACTTGTTGTTTGTGCTTGCtgatgtccgccatgttggtcAATGCGTTGTTTTATCGGACTGACGACGTAGCTGACCCTACAATACAGATTGGTCCTTTAAAGTTCAGCTGGAGACAGGTTGTGGTAGGATTGGAGAGCGCATTGATAGTAACTCCGGTGAACTTGTTGATAGTGGCCATTTTCAAAAACAGCGCTGAAAATCGTTCTAATAAAATAACGCCATCCGCTCTGAAGAACAAATCTGCATCGGTTCATAGCAGGATTCAGGCTTTTTCATGTTGGGGTGAAGCAAAGGAAAGAGAGCGAGAAAAAGAGGAAACCGAAAGTAATTTGTCCGATCATGCAACGCTTTCAGGAAGAACATTACAAAGAATCAGAGCCTTACCTAAACAAGACTTTCTCTTTCCTTATTATTTTATATACATCGCTTGGTTTCTGAGTTTTGTcactgtaatttcatctgcGACGTTTACGTTTTTCTTCAGCTTACAATGGGGTAAGGATATTTCCAACGAATGGCTTTCGTCAATGCTCGTATCGTTTACGGAAGACTTGTTTGTTATACAGCCAGTTAAAATAGTCATCATTGTGCTTATAACTGCATATTTCTTTGGTTCTAAATCTGATGTGAAAGAAAGAGGTGATCAAGTCAAATCTGAGCATGCGTCATCTACTAATGCGACGACGGATTCGGCTTTACCAAGCATCGAAATAAAGACTCTTCCTGAAGACGAGATTGAATTAGCGAGGGAGTACCGATTGAAGGAGGCAAAAATGGTTTCGTTTGCCAAAGAATTGTTCCTTTATATGCTGTTTTTAACCTTATTGACGGTTGTGTGCTATGGCAACCGAAGCTATCATGGATATTTAATCACAAGGAACCTCGAGGATACATTCAATGAATTTCCTCGG GCTAAAGATCCCCGATTTTATTGGAAATGGCTTAAAGGTCAGTTTGTGGACGGGATTTACGCTAACGAGTGGTACAACGGGAAGAATGCCACCAAACAAGAGTACATCAATAACAAGAACTCCATTCTGCTGGGAATGCCCCGACTCAGACAACTAAGGGTCAAGAAAG ATTCGTGCACTGTTCCAGAGTTGGCCCGAGATTCAGTTAAACATTGCAACGATTACTATAGTTTAGGTGAGGAAGACAAAACCCGGTATCACTTACCAGGATGGAAGCCTTTCGAAGGCTCCAAAGATTGGGCCAACTTCTCTGGCCTCTGCCCAGCCCCGTGGAATTATGTGCTTCAGGATCAACTGCACAATTCACCAAGTTGGGGATTCTTTGACGTTTACAGTGGAGGGGGCTTTGTTGCTGATCTAGGATACAATAGATCCACAGCTGCCAAGGTGATTGATAATTTGCATGAATACAGTTGGATAGATCGACAAACTCGAGCTGTTGTGCTGGAATTCGTTATCTACAATCCAAATACGGGTTATTTAAGCATCTCTACTTTCTACTACGAAATTCTACCATTTGGTTATGGTCATCCCTTTGTCATTATCGACACGTTTCCACTGACGAGCACGCAAACTGGATTTTACCAATTTTACTTGATTTGCCAGCTTTTGTTCATCATATTGGCTCTTTTGTTTGTGATTCGTGAGGTGTACAACATCTACAAAATGAGATGCAGCTATTTTAGAGACGCCTGGAATTGGGTGGAACTCCTGCAGATATCGTTTTCATTTTTGGTTGTGGTGTTCTTCGTTATCAAGTCAAAACTCGTTCTAAAAAGCGCTTTAAAAGTTAGAGAAAACCCCTTTGTTCCAGTCAGCTTTAGAGACGCTGTTGTTTGGAACTACGCGGAGAATCTGGTGCTGGCAATTGCTGTTTTCATTGTAACTATAAAGTTACTACGTATGATTCGTTTTAATCCCCACATAAGTATTCTGATGTCATCATTTCGCGAATCCAGAGGATTACTGCTATCGTACTCTGTTattttcatcatcatttttATGGCTTATGCTCAATTTGCAGTCATAATGCTAGGTACCAGTATCTATGATTATTCCTCGTTTCCAAATGCCCTGATTTCAGAATTATTGTTGAGCCTTGGAGAAGAAATGGGTTTGACCAACCTGTTGCGAGTCAACCGAGTCTTAGGTCCATTGTTCGGATTCTCTTTCGTCCTTCTTAACGCTTTCATCTTCGTCAACTTTTTCGTTGCAATATTGAATGATTCACACGCAGAAGTGAAACACAACACGGACAAGCAGTCAAAGGAATTCGAAATGGCGGATTTTATTCTAGATAGACTAAAAGAATTTTTGGGTTTCGGCAAAACTCAACACGACGAAAGTTCAAGTGAATCTGAAGAGAACAgagtagaaaaagaaaataaggaaatgcACAACACGTCTTTCTCAACAATAGCATTTCAATCACACAGACTTCGCCGAAGGGCAAGGAATTTTCAGTTGCGAAATGCCAAAAAGTTGCGGGAAACTACAAGAAACGAAAAGAAAGAACGTAGAGATCAATTAAAACAGGAAAAGGCCGAAAGCAACACAGCTGATGAATCAACTGTTGAGGGAAATAAACGACACTTGAAATCTACTGTGGAAGTAATCAACGCTTTAGATCGCTTACATCGAACATGTGCTCTTAAAGAAATAGAttcattgacgagtaaagtcgCTCGAGACGATGAAAGAGAAGATATCGAAATTTTGTCGTTAATACGACTTCTAAGAAGCaatcgctttgaagaagaaaaggaagaaaaagaagatataGAAGATGTAACATCCGAAACAGAAGCCGCATTGAATGATAATGAACTAGTTTCATACATAACTTCGCCAAACACGTCACCCGCTTTAAGCACAAGAGCAAGCGCTAATAGTTTGAGAAAACCTGTATTCATGGAAGGCTTGAACGATGAAACAGTGAGGCTTCTTAAAGGACTGACCGCTAGCCGTCAGTTACCGGAACACTTGACAGGAAAACAAGTCTTAGAGAATCTCCGCGCAGAACTGCGAAAGAAAAGCAACATAATTCGTCCGAAATGGCGGTAA